ATAGCAATAGTTCATATTATCTGGGCAATGACTTCGTACCTCATACCATTAGTCGATTTACTAGAGAAGTTACGGAGAAACTGCGGTACACCAAGCATAGCTTCCGTTAATACTGCGAGTAATCCCACTGTCTCGACAAATATCGGTACATCTACTAACAGATACGTGAGGATCCCCACTAGCGCCGCAAATAACAGCATGAAGTCTAAATAAGATTGAAAGTCTGtccatttccaaaaaaaatttgtgtcgaaatctatttaaattaaacgTTAAAGTAGCTTACGATTAGAAATGAAAATAAGTTGGGAACGAGCTGTGAAGTACTCAGCCTAGCATTAATGAACTTACCAGCAAAGACGCGCTCTCTAGCTTTTATTATTTGATTTCTATTTTGTACGGTAACGCAAAGCTTAATCATGACGAACATGGTAACGATCATCAATATACTTTGCAATAAAAGAGGCATTTCGTATCGTTTTCCAAACCTGCGAAAAGCACAACACTATATCATATTAAGCGACGCGGCTAAGGTAGGCGAACCTTTAGAAGCGAAGATACGAACCAAAAGAAAATGCGCAAGCTATTGGCTATCAAAAGCGTGAGACATACATAAAGAGAAAATCCTTCTGCATTCTCCCTTTTTTTAATCTCTCTATACTGGGGTATGTATGGCACGATGCCGCCGAAAATTATAGCTCCGGAAGCA
This region of Andrena cerasifolii isolate SP2316 chromosome 4, iyAndCera1_principal, whole genome shotgun sequence genomic DNA includes:
- the LOC143368175 gene encoding solute carrier family 66 member 2, which produces MNNVYEQLTIKDVANWVASGAIIFGGIVPYIPQYREIKKRENAEGFSLYVCLTLLIANSLRIFFWFGKRYEMPLLLQSILMIVTMFVMIKLCVTVQNRNQIIKARERVFADFDTNFFWKWTDFQSYLDFMLLFAALVGILTYLLVDVPIFVETVGLLAVLTEAMLGVPQFLRNFSSKSTNGMSVIMVAMWTLGDAFKTCYFVIKEAPIQFAVCGSLQVVIDIAILAQVYIYQNNAGVHTRVPVRAD